In Eucalyptus grandis isolate ANBG69807.140 chromosome 4, ASM1654582v1, whole genome shotgun sequence, the following proteins share a genomic window:
- the LOC104441627 gene encoding aluminum-activated malate transporter 10: MSQAKEMNNAPQWTIKMADGTSETLAPREGPVRKAWNCLVRLLSQFVLKIWRFLQKAWSLGANDPRKVVHCLKVGTALSVVSLFFYMRPLYESVGKNAMWAVMTVVVVFEHTVGATISKSFNRVCGTILAGFLGLGVNWVADQSGEKFEPWIAGSSLFLLASAATFSRFIPSVKARFDYGAMIFILTFSLVSVSGYRVEELFALAHERLSTIVIGTSLCIIVSMLVCPIWAGTELHNLIVRNMDKLSCSLEGCVIEYFDGSAEGGKSEPIKNLQGYKCVLTSKAMEETMANFARWEPAHGHFNFRHPWQQYLKVGASLRSCAYCVEALYGCICSETQAPESIKSHLASTCLRVSSQSSNVVKELAKVIKATSKSSTIDSVVGEMDDAVKDLQSCLADLPKLLLPLPTPEVSGLEKAERSAASLATTPLLDMVPLVTSASLLIEIAGRIKGVVEDVDELADLAEFEPADQENSKHNQPTNKIAMQKQNEEGTQKALERV; this comes from the exons ATGTCTCAGGCAAAGGAAATGAACAACGCACCCCAGTGGACGATAAAGATGGCGGATGGAACGTCGGAGACATTGGCTCCTCGCGAAGGGCCAGTCAGGAAGGCTTGGAACTGTCTAGTCCGCCTGCTTTCGCAGTTCGTCTTGAAAATTTGGAGATTTCTTCAGAAAGCGTGGAGCTTGGGAGCCAACGACCCGAGGAAAGTGGTTCACTGTCTGAAGGTTGGGACGGCGCTCAGCGTGGTGTCGCTCTTCTTCTACATGAGGCCCTTGTATGAAAGCGTTGGCAAGAATGCCATGTGGGCGGTTATGACCGTCGTGGTAGTTTTCGAGCATACCGTTG GCGCAACAATAAGCAAATCTTTTAATAGAGTCTGCGGGACCATTCTCGCTGGATTCCTTGGTCTCGGAGTCAACTGGGTGGCCGACCAATCAGGAGAGAAGTTTGAGCCCTGGATCGCCGGGTCTTCCCTATTTTTACTCG CTTCTGCAGCCACCTTCTCGAGGTTCATTCCGTCGGTGAAAGCCCGGTTTGATTATGGAGCCATGATATTCATCCTCACCTTCAGTTTGGTCTCGGTGTCAGGTTACCGGGTGGAAGAGCTGTTTGCCTTAGCCCACGAGAGATTATCCACGATCGTCATTGGGACTTCCCTGTGTATCATCGTAAGCATGCTCGTCTGCCCAATCTGGGCTGGCACCGAGCTGCATAATCTGATCGTCCGGAACATGGACAAACTCTCCTGCTCTTTAGAGG GTTGTGTCATCGAATACTTTGATGGTAGTGCAGAAGGTGGCAAGAGTGAACCTATTAAGAACTTACAAGGCTACAAATGTGTGTTAACTTCAAAAGCAATGGAAGAAACCATG GCCAACTTTGCTAGATGGGAGCCAGCGCATGGCCATTTCAACTTCCGGCACCCATGGCAACAGTACCTCAAAGTCGGGGCATCGCTGCGTAGTTGTGCATATTGTGTCGAGGCTCTCTATGGCTGCATCTGTTCAGAAACTCAG GCCCCAGAGTCGATAAAGAGCCATCTTGCGAGTACATGCTTGAGAGTGAGCTCCCAATCTTCCAATGTCGTAAAAGAACTAGCGAAAGTGATCAAGGCAACGAGTAAATCATCAACGATAGATTCTGTAGTAGGAGAAATGGATGATGCTGTTAAAGACCTCCAGAGTTGCTTAGCAGATCTTCCTAAGTTGCTTCTTCCATTACCAACACCTGAAGTCAGTGGCCTTGAGAAAGCAGAGAGATCAGCGGCTTCATTGGCTACAACGCCACTGTTGGACATGGTCCCGCTAGTGACTTCAGCATCTTTACTCATCGAAATTGCCGGAAGAATCAAAGGAGTTGTGGAAGACGTTGACGAATTAGCAGACCTGGCTGAATTCGAGCCCGCAGACCAGGAGAATTCGAAACACAATCAGCCCACGAACAAAATTGCTATGCAGAAACAGAATGAGGAGGGAACACAGAAGGCCCTTGAGAGGGTATAA